Proteins from a single region of Dyadobacter fanqingshengii:
- a CDS encoding deoxycytidylate deaminase, with protein sequence MTLPTTNLRPKFDDIYMELAKNLALRSHCIKAQVGAVLTKDTRIISIGYNGPPAGTHNCDEEFPEVGCPRDAKGSCSLALHAEQNAILFAVKNGSNIEGSTLFVTLAPCIACARVIYTMKIKKVIFLHSYAAYKGIAIEEGVEFLRRFGVEVEQYVVNE encoded by the coding sequence ATGACATTACCTACAACGAATTTGCGCCCGAAATTTGATGATATCTACATGGAATTAGCAAAAAATCTGGCGCTGCGTTCACATTGTATCAAAGCACAGGTCGGTGCGGTATTAACGAAGGATACGCGAATTATTTCAATCGGTTATAACGGCCCGCCGGCAGGAACCCATAATTGTGACGAGGAGTTTCCGGAAGTGGGTTGCCCGAGAGACGCAAAAGGCAGCTGCTCACTCGCTTTGCACGCAGAACAAAATGCTATTCTATTTGCCGTAAAAAATGGCTCAAATATCGAAGGGTCGACGCTTTTTGTAACGTTAGCGCCATGCATTGCCTGCGCCAGGGTTATTTATACAATGAAAATCAAAAAAGTAATTTTCCTGCATTCCTACGCCGCGTACAAGGGAATCGCGATTGAGGAGGGAGTAGAGTTTTTGAGGCGGTTCGGAGTTGAAGTGGAGCAGTATGTAGTCAATGAGTGA